The Bosea beijingensis genome contains the following window.
CGCCTGCCCCTGCGAGGACACGACGCGCTGGACGAAATTCGCCACCGTCGTGCTCGAGCTGGCGCTGTTGCCGTCGAGCCCGGATGCATTGGTGATGGCGCGCTGGCTCTGCGTCAGCCGATCCAGCATCAGCTTCGGCCGGGTTGCGTCGCCTTGCGCCGTCGCCGGCGAGGTGTTGTAGGCGACCAGCAGCGAGCGATCGGCGATCAGGGCCGGGTTGACGGCGATCCGGGCGGCAAAGCCCGTGGCCTGGGACCCACCGTCATAGGAGCCGGTGAAGACGTTCCCGGAAGAGCCGTCTACGAAGAAGGGTAATTCGACCGCGCCACCCACGGAAGCGAGAACGGAGTTCGTCGGCCGGGCCGTCAGCCCGACGACATCCCGCGTCCCGGCGGCACCGTCATCGACGATGCGCAGCGTCGTGCCCGTGTTCGATACCGTGAAGCCGGTGCCGACCGCCGCCTGGATCTGCGCCGCGACGGAAGCGGGCCCGCCCGAGAAATCAATGCCGATGACGCGGTTATTGGCGTCGCCGCTCGCCGAAGCCGGCAGGGGCAACGACGCCGCGGAATCGACGCGCACGAAAGTAAAGCGCTGGGTCTGCCCGCCGGGCGTGACCTTGTAGTCCAGCGTGACCGAATTGCCGGATTGCAGGCCCGCGAGATCGACATCGAAGCCCGTCGCGGCGCCAGCCGTGACCGGCGTGCCGGCGATCTCGCGGTCCGACAGCGCCTTCGACATCTGCGCGGCGATCTCGTCGAGCTGCGCCTGGGCCTGGACCAGCGTCTTGTCGCGCAGTTCGAGATTGGCCGCGATCTCGCCCGAGCGGAAGATCCGGTTCGCGACCGCATCCGAGGCGTTCCCGGACGCATCGACGATCTTGATCGTGCCGACCCCGCGCCTGGCCGGGTCGATATTCCACTGGTCGTCCGGCCCGAGGCCGGGATGCTCGTCGAACTTGAAGGTGACGGCCGCGGTACCGTCGAAGAGCTGCGTGCCCGAGCCGGTGACGACGCTGACCGAGCCGCGCGCATCCTCCGTCGTCTTGATGTCGACGTATTGCGACAGCTCGGACAGGATCAGGTCGCGCTGGTCCTTCAGGGCAGCGGTCGCACTGTCGTTCGGGCTGCCGACGATGCGGGTATTGACCTTGGAGAGCGCGCCCAGCAGGTCGTTGACCTTGGTGACGGCGCTGGCGATGCCGGCTTCCGCCTGGCCGCGCAGGGCCTGCACGCCGTTGGACAGCGTGTTGAGCTGGCGTGCGAGCTGCGTCGCATTGTCGAGCACCTGCGAGCGCAGGCTGTAGGACGAGGGGTCGTTCTGGAGCGACTGCAGCGCCCCGGTGAACTTGTTGAAGATCGTGTCCAGCGCGGTGGCGCTGCCCGGCGCCCCATAGAGCTTGTCGAGATTGGACAGCGAACTCGCGCGGGTCGACGTATAGGCGGCGCCCGAGGCCTCCTGCCAGAGCTGGTGCTGGACGATCTTGTCGAGCAGCCGTTGGACCTGCGTGCTCTGCACGCCGACCGTCAGCCCGGAGAGGCTGTCGGCGGTCGAAACCGTGCGCCGGACATAGCCCGTCGTCCCCGCATTGGCGACGTTCTGCGAAACGACGCCGATGCCGACCTGCGCGGCGTTGAGGCCGCCGATCGCCGTGTTGAGGGAAGTGCTCAGGCCCATCGTCAACTCCTGTTGCGAGACGCGGCCCTTCTGGGCCGCGGCTTAGGCAGCTATGTCGTTCAGCGGATGATGTTGAACACCGCGCTCAGCATCTCCTGGGCGGTGGTGATGACCTTGGTGTTGGCCGAGTAGGCCTGCTGGGTGACGATCATCTTGGAGAATTCGTCGGCGATATCGGTGTTCGACTGCTCGACGCTGCCACCGACCATCTGCGAAGTGCCGAGACCGATGATCGGGGGACCGGATTCGATCGTCTCCTCGAAAGCGCCGCCATCGAGGCGCTTCAGCGAGTTGTCGGCGTTGAAGCGGGCAACCGAGACCTGGGCGAGCGCCACGACCTGGCCGTTGCTGAAGGTGCCGATCACCTGGCCTTCGGCTGAGACCGAGACGCGGTCGAGCGTGCCCGCGGTGTAGCCGTCCTGACGGATGCTGCGCGCATCGATCTGGCCGCTGACATCGCCGTTCTGGGTCACGCCATTGCCGCCGGTCGTCAGGTTGATGCCGGTGATGGTGGTGCCGTTGATCGTCATGGTCGGCAGCGTGATGTCGCCGGTCGCCGGGGTCACCATCTGCCCGGTGGTGCCGAAGGTGACGTTCTGGCCGGCCTGAACATAGGCGACCTGGCCGGCGCCCGTCGCGCTGGTATCCTGCGCCACGAACAGGCCCCAGGTGCCGGTCGTCGGCGGAACCGCGGCCGGGTTGCCGTTGTCGATCTTGGCCCAGCGCATCTCGACGCTGGTGGCCTTGCCGAGCGTGTCATAGACGGTGACCGACCCGCCCGGGATCGAGGTCGCCAGGAAGCTGCTGATACTGTTGCCCATGACGGCCGCGTTGCCGGCATAGGGGTTCGGTGCCGCGCCAGCCGCCGTGACAGAGGCGGGGTTGAGGAATTCCGTGCCGCCTTGAGTCTTCTGCGTCGTCGCCGGCACGGCCGGGATATTGGCGCGGTACTCGATCGAGGTCGTCGCCTTGGCCGGGAACTGTTCCTTGGTGATGCGCAGCACGTCCGGCTGCGTGCCGATGAGCTGGCCGGTCACCTGGTCGATCTTCAGGCCCTTGAGATAGTAGCCCGCGCCGTTGACCAGATAGCCGTTGGCGTCGAAGTCGAAATCGCCGCGGCGGGTGTAGAGGTTGGTGTTGGCGAACTGCGTATTGGCGCCGACGCCGCTCTGGCGCTGGTCGACCACGAAGAAGCCGTCGCCGTTGATCGCGATATTGGTGTCGATGCGGGTCGGGTTGAGATCGCCCTGGATCGAGTTCGTCGCCTGGCTGAAGGCCTGGACCGAACCGGCGACCTGCCGTCGCAACGCCGCATCCGGCACGAGATCGGCGAAGGCGGTATCGACGCGCTTGTAGCCCGCCGTCCGCGAGTTGGCGATGTTTCCGGAGATGTTCTCGAGCGCATAGGACTGCGCCGTCATTCCGGAAACCGCCGTGGTCAGCGCGCTGAAAACACCCATGGAACCCTCACCTCGACCGGCAGCCCCCAAGGGCGGCCCACAACTTTCGAGGCGAGGTTCTGCACGGGGCGTGCCACGCGCGGCATCGTGCTATTTCAAGGAGTTGGATCGTTTACGGAACATTAAACGGCATTCGGAACCGGGCAGAATCGCCCTCACCGGCAGATTCTGCCGGGTTCAGGCGTCCCCGTCCTTCTCGCCGCGCCAGCCGCCGAGATCGCCCGCGACATCCGACAGCGTCGGCGAGGTGGCTTCTACGAAGGGTAAGGGCCGGCAGACTGCAAGCGCCGCCAGTCCGATCCGGGCGGTCAGCATTCCGTTGATGACGCCCTCGCCGAGCTTGGCCGAAAGCCGCGCCGCGAGCCCCTGCCCAACCACTTGCTGGATCACGGCATCGCCCGCCGCCATGCCGCCGGTCAGGACGAGATGGTTCATCACCTGCCGCGCCAGCCGGAGCAGACCGAGAGTGCCGGGCCGCCCGGCATAGATGCCGGCGATGGAGCGCAGCAATCGCGCACAGGCGACCAGTACGAAGACGACATCGACCAGCGCCCGCGGACTGACTGCCGTGACCAGCGAGACGCGCCGCGCCGCCTGCGCGATCTGCGCGGTCGCCAGCGCATCGAGCGGCGCGAGCAGGCTGCGTTCCGCCACCGTCAGCATGTCGCGCGCCGCGAAGAGCTGCGGCAGCGCCTCCTGCAGGGCGGCGCGGCCCTGCGCCGTCTGCGCCCGCCCCTTGTAGAGCGCGACGAGCTCGCCGGCGATCGCCCGGCCTTCATCGGGCGTGCCGCCGGCCAGTACCGCCACGGCGCGGTCGCGCAAAGCCTCGACCTTGCGCTCGCGCAGGATGTCGCGCAGCACCCGCCCGAGCATGACCAGAAGCGCCAGCGTCGCGACAGCCGCACAGACCAGCGCGGCATAGCCGAGCGCCGGGTTCTGGCTCATCAGCGAGCGGATGGTGTTCTCGACCCAGACGCCGGCTGCCAGCGCCAGGAAGCCGGACAGGCCGGCCACGAACAGCGAGCCCCAGGAGAAACCCCGCCTGGCTTTCACGGGCGCGACGGGCACGGCGGCATCGATCGGCTCGCTCTCCGGCAGGATGGCGAGATCGCCCTGCCGCAGCGGGGCCTCGGCGATTGACCCGCCCGGCTGGGAAGTATCGAGGCGGATCGCGCGCGGTGCCTTGCTCATCGCGAAACCCCGTTCATGCCAGCTTGTCGCCAATCAGGAATTCCAGCGCACGGTCAAGGCGGATCTGCGGCGGTGGCTTCAGGCGCCCGCCCGCATCCGGCCCGACCAATGGCGGCCGGAAGCGCGGCGCCCTGACCTGCCAATGTGCCTTGGGATCGAAGATCGCTTCGGGCCGCTCGGGCAACTCGCCGGGGAAGATGGCCGCTTCCGCGGTGCCGTCGAAGACCTGCCCGTCGATCGTCTCGCCCGCCTCCGGCACCCCGGCGATGGCCGGCAACTCCTCGCGCCCTTCCTTGATCCGGACCTCATGGGTTGCCCGCACGGCCGCCAGCGCCATGGCCTCGACCCGCGCGCCTGCGCCTTGCGCCCGCGACAGCGCCCGCCCGACCAGATGCGACATCACCGCCGCCAGCCGGTCATGGCTCGCATGGTGGATATGGTCGGCCTTGGTCGCAGCGAAGAGCACGCGCTCGATCCGCGGCGCGAACAGGCTCGACAGCCAGGAATTGCGCCCGACCGAGAAGGCCGCGAGTGCCTGCCCCAAGGCAGTTTCGAGATCGGCCAGAGCCGGCGCCCCGGCGTCGAGTGCGGCGAGCACGTCGACCAGCACGATCTGGCGGTCGAGCCTGGCGAAATGATCGCGGAAGAACGGCGTCACCACGACGCGCTTATAGGCCTCGAACCGCTCCGCCATCAGCGCCG
Protein-coding sequences here:
- the flgK gene encoding flagellar hook-associated protein FlgK; amino-acid sequence: MGLSTSLNTAIGGLNAAQVGIGVVSQNVANAGTTGYVRRTVSTADSLSGLTVGVQSTQVQRLLDKIVQHQLWQEASGAAYTSTRASSLSNLDKLYGAPGSATALDTIFNKFTGALQSLQNDPSSYSLRSQVLDNATQLARQLNTLSNGVQALRGQAEAGIASAVTKVNDLLGALSKVNTRIVGSPNDSATAALKDQRDLILSELSQYVDIKTTEDARGSVSVVTGSGTQLFDGTAAVTFKFDEHPGLGPDDQWNIDPARRGVGTIKIVDASGNASDAVANRIFRSGEIAANLELRDKTLVQAQAQLDEIAAQMSKALSDREIAGTPVTAGAATGFDVDLAGLQSGNSVTLDYKVTPGGQTQRFTFVRVDSAASLPLPASASGDANNRVIGIDFSGGPASVAAQIQAAVGTGFTVSNTGTTLRIVDDGAAGTRDVVGLTARPTNSVLASVGGAVELPFFVDGSSGNVFTGSYDGGSQATGFAARIAVNPALIADRSLLVAYNTSPATAQGDATRPKLMLDRLTQSQRAITNASGLDGNSASSSTTVANFVQRVVSSQGQAVEAAKRLDEGQQVALASIQSRFQQTSQVNVDQEMSMLIELQTAYAANARIISTMKEMMDVLMRV
- a CDS encoding flagellar hook protein FlgE — protein: MGVFSALTTAVSGMTAQSYALENISGNIANSRTAGYKRVDTAFADLVPDAALRRQVAGSVQAFSQATNSIQGDLNPTRIDTNIAINGDGFFVVDQRQSGVGANTQFANTNLYTRRGDFDFDANGYLVNGAGYYLKGLKIDQVTGQLIGTQPDVLRITKEQFPAKATTSIEYRANIPAVPATTQKTQGGTEFLNPASVTAAGAAPNPYAGNAAVMGNSISSFLATSIPGGSVTVYDTLGKATSVEMRWAKIDNGNPAAVPPTTGTWGLFVAQDTSATGAGQVAYVQAGQNVTFGTTGQMVTPATGDITLPTMTINGTTITGINLTTGGNGVTQNGDVSGQIDARSIRQDGYTAGTLDRVSVSAEGQVIGTFSNGQVVALAQVSVARFNADNSLKRLDGGAFEETIESGPPIIGLGTSQMVGGSVEQSNTDIADEFSKMIVTQQAYSANTKVITTAQEMLSAVFNIIR
- a CDS encoding YcjF family protein — encoded protein: MSKAPRAIRLDTSQPGGSIAEAPLRQGDLAILPESEPIDAAVPVAPVKARRGFSWGSLFVAGLSGFLALAAGVWVENTIRSLMSQNPALGYAALVCAAVATLALLVMLGRVLRDILRERKVEALRDRAVAVLAGGTPDEGRAIAGELVALYKGRAQTAQGRAALQEALPQLFAARDMLTVAERSLLAPLDALATAQIAQAARRVSLVTAVSPRALVDVVFVLVACARLLRSIAGIYAGRPGTLGLLRLARQVMNHLVLTGGMAAGDAVIQQVVGQGLAARLSAKLGEGVINGMLTARIGLAALAVCRPLPFVEATSPTLSDVAGDLGGWRGEKDGDA